From one Populus alba chromosome 17, ASM523922v2, whole genome shotgun sequence genomic stretch:
- the LOC118037093 gene encoding uncharacterized protein — MPSPPEPPQHRHNHHHLSHFLNSTTKTLFSLLSPPNILPLAPPQPKICISFHLPNTPLPLTQSTLSLFESTQPDSLSPSKSSSASVKDISSAESNSGFPSAVRIGRLNPNGNGGGPAFVGQVFSMCDLSGTGLMAVSTHFDVPFISKRTPEWLKKIFATVTKSERNGPVFRFFMDLGDAVAYVKRLNIPSGVVGACRLDLAYEHFKEKPHLFQFVPNEKQVKAANQLLKSIPRGDGSRRVDGVPVFSAQNLDIAIATTDGIKWYTPYFFDKNMLDNILEESVDQHFHALIQTRHMQRRRDVIDDNVAAEVIEEMGDSLLEPPEVQEVLDEMGHPAIPLSVISKAAEIQLLYAVDKVLLGNRWLRKATGIQPKFPYLVDSFERRSASSLRRALESTSCLANSKIDDSTSEHKLKDNVQTDHEQRKDLRLPFGDWFSHPWFKKQSKSERESDTRKEGLSKDCLKRKSESNPFLPTVTMVGVSTGDAGQLSKSSLKKTMEDLTKELEQTDEANDSFISNSSSEFKVNDRDPLFVANVGDYYSGMAKTGISR; from the exons ATGCCTTCACCACCAGAACCACCACAGCACCgccacaaccaccaccacctctcTCACTTCCTCAACTCAACCACCAAaaccctcttttctcttctctctcctccCAACATCCTACCTTTAGCACCACCCCAACCCAAAATTTGCATATCTTTCCACCTCCCCAACACCCCCCTCCCACTCACTCaatcaactctctctctctttgagTCAACTCAGCCTGACTCATTATCCCCTTCAAAATCATCATCAGCCTCTGTCAAGGACATATCTTCTGCCGAGTCTAATTCTGGGTTTCCATCAGCAGTCAGGATTGGAAGGCTCAATCCTAATGGAAATGGTGGCGGGCCTGCTTTTGTGGGGCAGGTCTTTAGCATGTGTGATCTTTCAGGGACTGGTCTCATGGCTGTTTCTACTCATTTTGATGTTCCCTTCATTTCCAAAAG GACACCTGAGTGGCTTAAGAAGATATTTGCAACGGTTACCAAGAGCGAGAGGAATGGTCCTGTGTTCCGTTTCTTCATGGATTTAGGCGATGCTG TTGCATATGTTAAACGGCTGAATATTCCAAGTGGTGTGGTGGGTGCTTGTCGTCTTGACTTAGCATATGAACACTTCAAG GAGAAACCTCACTTGTTTCAGTTTGTTCCAAATGAGAAACAG GTCAAGGCAGCCAACCAACTTCTGAAGTCCATTCCACGTGGTGATGGGAGCAGGAGGGTTGATGGAGTTCCTGTTTTCAGTGCTCAAAACTTAGATATTGCAATAGCTACTACAGACGGGATTAAGTG GTATACTCCATACTTCTTTGATAAAAACATGCTGGATAACATTCTTGAGGAGTCTGTTGATCAGCATTTTCATGCTTTAATCCAAACCCGGCACATGCAACGCCGACGTGATGTGATTGATGATAATGTTGCCGCAGAAGTGATTGAAGAAATGGGGGACAGCCTATTGGAGCCACCAGAG GTTCAGGAAGTGCTAGATGAGATGGGGCATCCTGCAATACCTTTGAGTGTCATTTCGAAGGCTGCAGAAATTCAGCTTCTTTATGCTGTTGACAAAGTTCTTCTTGGTAATAGGTGGTTGAGAAAAGCCACTGGCATTCAGCCAAAATTTCCATACTTGGTTGATTCATTTGAAAGAAG GAGTGCGTCTTCTTTACGAAGAGCATTAGAATCAACCAGCTGTCTTGCCAACAGTAAAATAGATGATAGCACTTCCGAACATAAATTGAAAGACAATGTGCAAACAGATCATGAACAGAGAAAAGATCTGCGGTTGCCATTTGGAGATTGGTTTAGTCATCCAtggtttaaaaaacaaagcaaatcgGAACGGGAATCAGACACAAG AAAGGAAGGCTTATCAAAGGATTGCTTAAAACGGAAGTCAGAGTCTAATCCTTTTCTTCCGACGGTTACGATGGTTGGTGTCTCAACTGGAGATGCAGGACAATTGAGCAAATCTAGTTTGAAGAAGACTATGGAGGATCTGACAAAAGAGCTGGAGCAAACAGATGAGGCAAATGACAGTTTTATTAGCAATAGTAGTAGTGAGTTCAAAGTCAACGATAGGGATCCACTATTTGTTGCAAATGTGGGCGATTACTATTCAGGCATGGCAAAGACAGGCATCTCTCGATGA